gaaacctctctctagcatacgcattttaaaatcttgaggggaaatccaaaagggaaagcacaaaaaggacaatatctactggtaGTGGAATTGGTCGGTTAACACccaacaattattttttcacaCAACAGTCCACATAAGAACATTTAAAACCAACAATCTACTCAGAAGTTCCACATTGTCATCATCACTTTAAGAAGTTTCAGCAAAAGCAGATAAATTATGAGggcaaaatgaagaaaagagagggaaacCACACAATCACAACATTACTCACACGCCATTGTCCAAGACAGTTCCACAAAGCTGTAAACTCATTAGGCCCTGCAACAGCCAATTCAGACACACATTGTTAAGTAAAAGGCACCACCAAACTCATTCGAAACAACCAAAATTGAGGACTCCATATAGAATGAAGCTGAATTCCTATTCAAATTTAACAACATgggttttcattttcaatttacattTACTCACAATCTATTCCCCTTAGTTCGATACAGGGCAGACAAGACAATCGTTGCCCATTGAGCCTCCAAGAAAGGCAACGAACAGGACAAAATTAAACAGAGGTTTCAGTCTAAATAACGATCTCAACCGAGCTTGATTGCATCCAAGATTGAACAGATAATAAGAAACTCACCCATTCTGGAGGAATCAACCGGATTTCTGAACAAGAAAATGAGCAAACGAACGGTTCTAAGACTAAATCTCTGGTAGCCAGAAGAAAGAGCTTGCTGCAATTCATTCTCATCAATGAACCCACTTCCATCTCTATCCACCATTTGGAAGCTCCTAATTACCTCAGGGGGGGTCCCAGGTGGAAAACCATAAGACCCATATGAAGAAACCCCACCATAATTAGACCCATAAGGCTGCGGCGGATGGTTTTCGGAGAAATACGGCGAAGCGGTCCCATGAGAATGTTCATGGCCGTGGGCTTCCGGCGCCGATGGCGCGTACGGTGCAGATGGAGCATGGGGTTTGGAATTGGAGCTGGAACTGGAATGGGATGTGAATCTACCAAAGAAGGATGCCATTGATGGccaaaaagaagagaggaTGAACAGAAGATGGGATCAGAAAAAGTAAAGAATCAGAAGGGGTAATCGAATCGGGGAGCTTCTTTTGGGATGAAACGGTGGCAGAGAAAGCAACTTTCGTTCGGTTTTGTGTTTATCGGCTCAGAGTTTCGGTGGGATTCAGAATGAAAAGATGGAAAAAGacgaaaacaaaatattaaaataataataatatcaataaattttataaacttaagagaagtattataaaaatatgtgtGTGCGCTTTTAAGgaaataatatcaataaatttcaaGTTCTTAATCTTGTCCCGAAGGTATGTTTTTGTCTTGAGAACTTAAGCCCTATGGTTCTACTCTTGAGTTCTTGTCCTGGTTTAGCTCaaggaccttggtccttggTCCTTGGTTTTAAGTTCTTAACTTTAATTCTGATCGAAGGTTGAATTCTTTGGTCATACATGCTTGCAGTCCCACCAAATCTATCGGTAGTATACAATGTATTTCATGTGTCTATCTTACGAAAGTACCCTATTCATGTGATAGCACATGAATCACTCCCCTCAAGAGAGGACTTAACCTATGAAGAAGAGTCGATACAGGTATTGGCTAGAAAAGCCAAGAAGTCCACAactcatcacatccaacgaTGAAATTCAAAGATGAAGTCAGTGAGACCCTGATCGGAGAAGATGTTTTTTATGGAGGTTTCAAAAACTCCAACCTTGAAATCATGAAGATTCTGGCTGTTTCAAGGACGCTGAATCCTTCCTCTATAAATTATGAAGTATGGGCAAACATTTAGAGCAAAAATCGAACTAAACTGAGCCTCCAATCAAGAGTTATAGCCATTTAGTTTTTGAGTTTCATATTCTTGGATTTATTCCAAATGAGAAAGTTTTGGTACACCAattctcttcaaacttgttcttATACCTTCTAAATCAAGTTGCCCACAACTTTGATCAAGAAATCAAGCGTGGAAAGTGTCTCTAACCTAAGCCCCCAATATGATCGCCATTAAAGAAGCTTGAGGAAGAACTTTGAGACCCATTCTGAGTCTACACAAAAATTTGTTCTGTAAGGCACGTGTCATTTGGTTTCTGAACTCTCAAAGACTAAATAGAGAATTCTTTTGAGTAATTTTTGGAGTAAAACTCAAATCCTTGTTTCCAGTCCATTAGCCTTAGAAGACTAAATAGAGAATTATTGAAGGAGACGAAGGCTCACTTATCCTGAATCCGGTTGCCCAATAAGGTCAATTTCTACCGATCAAGAAGGGGACTTCAAAATTGGCCTCAACCACATGAATTCGTCCTCTCAAAACTGTTGACATGGGCAGTTCAACTAAACCGGCCAGTTAGTGCAACCCTTGACCCCTCCTTGGTTTTTTATCCAATTAAACTTCTTTTGGACTCTTCtcacaaaatattaatggttTCAGAACTAGACCCCTTAAAGAAGTTATCGAAGAAATTTTGGAGTAGAGGAGTACTGGAAGCTCGAGAAATAAGGTCTCAAACATTGGATAAAAGGTAAGTAGCctatttaaactttttctaaagaaaTACTTTAGGAATCATTTAGAATTCAAGATAAACCTTACGTTAAGTAAGAACGAAGGGATTATAAAAGATTTGGGTCAAGAATCGAGAGTTAAGGTCTTAAATTGAGCAATTTACTTGAGATTGGAGTAACGTTAAAATAGCCATCTAAACAAACTCCACtgctcataaaattttaatgttaaacATATTACAAATAcgattatatatgaaatttaatggTCATTGGACCAGGTTAAGAACCGTGTAATATGACCCTAATGCCCCTATGGTTCACAACTCTAATGACCTCTAAAtgacttgaaattttataCATGACTTCAAATCATGAGGTTTAAGGTACTTGTGAATTTTCATGATGTTTAAGTAAAAATTAGTATATTGCCCTCGTCTAAGACTAAGAAGTTTAAGAAGATAAGTATTTCCTTTGGTCATATCAACATTAGGACCTCCTTACACGATATTCCAAGAACTCACGGCAGTAATGAagttaagaaaatatttacatttatgtTAAAGTCATACATGCACCATGAATAGGGTATGACATAAGTAAACCTAGGGCTATTACAGGACTATGGACCAAGAGCATACTCGAGGATTATGTAAAATCATACCCTACACATCCTGTGCCCTAAAGTTACGACATTCAATTTTGCTAGGTATTATGTTACTATACCCTAAGTGACCATCCCCTCTCACCATGTGATTCATTATGAGACCCTAATTCCCCTTCTACTTAAGATGTCCTGCACTAGGTCTCATGAACATGATGTTGAGATGCATCATGTATTACTAGCATGATGCTATGACCATGTTTTTCACCCATCATGTGACCATGTCAATTTTTCACGCGAGGTGATCTAAGGACCACTTTAGGGGTAGCTTCTAAGTTATATGTTAAGTATTGGGTACTCAAGAAGATATATTACCCTAGGTTAAGGATATGATTAAGAGATTACAAATAGACTATTTATTAAGTCTTTATACTCcatgtttttcaggtaaagtaTAAATACATTGGGACGGATAGACAAAAGGacttaaaacaataaaatagttGAAATACACTGTGACTTTGTATGACATGCTCTAGATCCTTTTCCATCCTCAACTAACTCCTTGTCACCtgaaaacatatataaaaaaggaatgagtataaagactcagtaagtagtCTACCTGTATGCTTTTAATCGTGTCCTTAAGGTGTGCTAAGATATCGTgctctttcttttaatattcttgttcttgacctGAGAACTTAGGCGCTTAAATATTGTTATTGAGTTTTGAGTTTTTGTTATAATCTAGTCTTGGTCCTTGTTTCTGAGTTTTTAACCTTAAATCAGATCTAAGTTATGAGGTTTTAGGTTCTTAGTCTTGAGACCTTGGGTTTTGGACCTTATTCTAGTTCTCGTTGTTCTTATGATTggttcatgttcttgtttcttattttgttccGTAGAACATTCCTCCTAGGATTTAAGGTATAAGatatgaatttgaaaaacCTACATTCAAGGCTCTAAGCATTCCAAGCTACATAGTTTGGACATATAGCCAAGGCTTCATGAGTTCTTTGTGATACACCCTGAAACCTACACTCAACGCTTCTTATGTTCTCAGCGATGTAGTTTGAAACTtctgtccaaggcttcatacctTTCAATACCTTTCAAGCGACACAATATGAATAATGATCATGTTGTACCATGGGAGGTTAAAGGGTTTTTAGTTGATGGCTAAGGTAATATACTCTCTTGTGTTAACCAATAACTTATCTTGATTTTTTGTATCATGTGTCATGACATGTAATCAACCTGGTTAGGGATAGATTACTCCCCACCCCATGAAAGATCGCAAAGGTCAAATAATTGgtataaaacatgaatatGACATCCCGCAAGAAATGTGACTAGGGCATCCTCTATCCTAGTACGGTGCATCTCATCTAGGCGAGGGAAATATGAGGCCCGAATGTGATATCCTACTAAAAACATGGTGTAGAGCATCCCACctaaaagaggaaaagatgGACCTTGAGAAGCACCGCATGGTGGGAAGTTTTGAGTCACCTTGGGCATGATTAGAGTAGTACCTAGCATTCATTGAGGGCTATGGCAACTTTAGGGCATTGAGAGTGTAATGCTCTTGTCTTATTCATGTCCTTAAGGTAGCATATCTTGACATAATTTCATGAGCTAACCCTAGGATAATGCATACAGGTAACACACCCTATCTTCATGTGTTACCTATCTTCATGGCATGCTTAGAGTATACATGTCTTATTCGTGTAACACATCATTCTTGTGAGCTTAAACCATTCATGACATCATATTTGTGGAACTTTTGTGAATTCTTTTGGAGGTGATTAGGggttatttttgtcttttactGTTTGAGTCTTGAGTCAAACAGGTTCTTATCATTCTTGCATGATTTTTGTATGGCCTTTCATGTCTTTACGTTCTTGGGTCTTGGTGGGCTTAGGATTTTTGTTGTACTCTTTTCACGCTACTTGTCTTTGGAATGTTTTCATGGCCTCATAGTTTCTTAGGTATTTACTCCAAAAATGATTCATAGAGAACAACTCCGCGTAATTCTTCTCATAATTTCTTACATACTAATCCAAGCTCATTTCTCGTGTATATGTGAACTGATCatgttttttgaatttttgaagtaCTTAGGCAAACCATGGATCCTTATTAAGGACCTTTAGGGTACTGTAGTACTTCTAAGTCTTGGCATATAACCCAACAATGTAGCAAACAATGTTTCTTTAAGGTCATACACAAATTTCTTACCGGGGTTAGTTTCTTGGGCCCTTGAAAACATCTTGAATTTCttataggggcattttagtcatttatcTCCCAACTTCTTGGTTTAAACTCGTAACGTGTTTCGAACTCCTTGAATTATTGAGTAAAGTTTCATATCATTATATGTAGGCCTTGTTTAGAACTTTATGGAGGTGGTTTATACATTAAAATGGATTTCGGTTATCCTAGGGGAATTTTGATGGTACTGATTCAGCACCTAAATATGCTAAAATGAGATTGAAATCTTGAATAACCTATTGTATCCTTGAAAATAGTTCATATACAAAATATTAGGTCATTTGGAGTTCATTTAatccataaaataataattaggcATATAGA
This genomic interval from Cucurbita pepo subsp. pepo cultivar mu-cu-16 chromosome LG20, ASM280686v2, whole genome shotgun sequence contains the following:
- the LOC111783184 gene encoding probable calcium-binding protein CML48; the encoded protein is MASFFGRFTSHSSSSSNSKPHAPSAPYAPSAPEAHGHEHSHGTASPYFSENHPPQPYGSNYGGVSSYGSYGFPPGTPPEVIRSFQMVDRDGSGFIDENELQQALSSGYQRFSLRTVRLLIFLFRNPVDSSRMGPNEFTALWNCLGQWRGTFERYDRDRSGKIDALEMRDALYGLGYAVPSSVLELLISLYDDRSGRRVEFNFDSFVECGMIVKGLTEKFKEKDRHYTGSATLTYEDFMSTILPFLVSYS